The Alosa alosa isolate M-15738 ecotype Scorff River chromosome 9, AALO_Geno_1.1, whole genome shotgun sequence genome includes a region encoding these proteins:
- the LOC125300728 gene encoding carboxypeptidase N subunit 2-like isoform X1 — protein MFLGIIWLLTSPQICSTQLTSTTCSSCIEIYLDPVPLMPLLYTSSTKVLFLGRIETIQEKAFIKNPKLERVEFMGTSTTSVEAGAFQGLTDLKTLEISGTNLSLLPDEMFKNLKQLVTLYLTQNKIEDITENLFSGLTKLRDLRLNSNNISSISMKAFDNMEQLQTLDLSKNNLAKIPDDIWSGKLTNLEEINIQDNKITYLQTSSKSHEKLERLFLGNNLLNELPKEAFAHLPVLKILGLQKNNITSFSQGVFSKLTQLALLDISNNKIENLPQGVFEGLGKLSELNLEGNLIHTLKAEALPSLKTLKLSNNKLKSLTGVPLEVFGKIENVYLDDNPWLCDCEMSDYLEKPYNFTIFCMYPEALKKQNFNSLTKHSICPNTTPSEKMDTSTKSPDASKSSDVLQPLYASKSPDVSQPPPNYQNGPTKEPTSYQDASKSSDVSQPPPNYQNGPTKEPTSYQVDGTMKHNWSNVSRIILATIAPLLTLLFLFILARLYTRTRGYSVRPVDPRLQPIKLVDEDNCKLLYVHELPETISPPEHPAVLS, from the exons ATGTTTTTGGGGATCATCTGGCTCTTGACCTCGCCACAAATTTGCTCAACTCAACTAACATCAACAACATGCTCTTCTTGCATAGAAATTTATTTAGACCCAGTTCCTTTAATGCCTTTGTTATATACCAGCAGTACAAAAGTTTTGTTTCTTGGTAGGATTGAGACAATTCAGGAAAAGGCCTTCATAAAGAACCCAAAACTTGAGAGAGTGGAGTTTATGGGTACCTCTACTACTTCTGTAGAGGCAGGTGCCTTTCAGGGTTTAACTGATCTCAAGACTTTGGAGATTTCTGGCACCAATCTCAGCTTACTTCCTGATGAAATGTTTAAGAATCTCAAACAACTTgtcacactttacttgacacaaaacaaaattgAAGATATTACGGAAAATTTGTTCAGTGGTCTTACAAAACTTAGAGATCTTAGACTGAATTCTAATAATATTTCCTCCATTTCCATGAAGGCTTTTGATAATATGGAGCAACTTCAGACACTTGATCTGTCTAAGAACAACCTTGCCAAAATTCCAGATGATATTTGGTCTGGGAAACTGACTAATCTGGAGGAAATCAATATACAGGATAACAAAATCACATATCTACAAACTAGTTCAAAATCCCATGAAAAGCTTGAACGACTATTTTTAGGCAATAATCTCCTGAATGAACTGCCCAAAGAGGCATTTGCTCACCTCCCAGTTCTGAAAATACTGGGTTTACAGAAAAATAATATTACCTCCTTTTCCCAAGGAGTATTTAGCAAACTTACACAGCTTGCGTTGCTGGACATTTCCAATAATAAGATTGAAAATCTGCCTCAAGGAGTTTTTGAGGGTCTTGGAAAGTTAAGTGAACTCAATCTGGAGGGTAATCTAATACACACTTTAAAAGCCGAGGCCTTGCCATCTTTAAAGACTCTGAAACTATCCAACAATAAACTGAAGTCACTAACTGGTGTTCCACTTGAGGTGTTCGGAAAAATTGAAAATGTTTATCTGGATGATAATCCTTGGCTTTGTGATTGTGAAATGAGTGATTACTTGGAAAAACCATACAATTTCACAATATTTTGTATGTATCCAGAGGCACTAAAGAAACAAAATTTTAATTCTTTGACCAAACATTCAATATGCCCCAACACAACACCATCTGAGAAAATGGACACATCTACAAAATCACCTGATGCTTCCAAATCGTCTGATGTCTTACAACCCCTATATGCTTCAAAATCGCCTGATGTTTCACAACCCCCACCCAACTATCAAAATGGACCTACAAAGGAGCCTACAAGTTATCAGG ATGCTTCAAAATCGTCTGATGTTTCACAACCCCCACCCAACTATCAAAATGGACCTACAAAGGAGCCTACAAGTTATCAGG TAGATGGAACTATGAAACACAACTGGTCCAATGTTAGTAGAATAATTTTGGCTACCATCGCTCCACTTCTCACGCTGTTGTTTCTGTTCATTCTTGCACGACTGTACACACGCACCAGGG ggtaCAGTGTACGTCCCGTGGATCCCAGACTCCAACCCATAAAACTAGTAGATGAAGACAACTGCAAG TTATTGTATGTCCACGAACTTCCAGAGACGATTTCTCCTCCAGAGCATCCAGCAGTGCTATCATAA
- the LOC125300728 gene encoding carboxypeptidase N subunit 2-like isoform X2, with the protein MFLGIIWLLTSPQICSTQLTSTTCSSCIEIYLDPVPLMPLLYTSSTKVLFLGRIETIQEKAFIKNPKLERVEFMGTSTTSVEAGAFQGLTDLKTLEISGTNLSLLPDEMFKNLKQLVTLYLTQNKIEDITENLFSGLTKLRDLRLNSNNISSISMKAFDNMEQLQTLDLSKNNLAKIPDDIWSGKLTNLEEINIQDNKITYLQTSSKSHEKLERLFLGNNLLNELPKEAFAHLPVLKILGLQKNNITSFSQGVFSKLTQLALLDISNNKIENLPQGVFEGLGKLSELNLEGNLIHTLKAEALPSLKTLKLSNNKLKSLTGVPLEVFGKIENVYLDDNPWLCDCEMSDYLEKPYNFTIFCMYPEALKKQNFNSLTKHSICPNTTPSEKMDTSTKSPDASKSSDVLQPLYASKSPDVSQPPPNYQNGPTKEPTSYQDASKSSDVSQPPPNYQNGPTKEPTSYQDGTMKHNWSNVSRIILATIAPLLTLLFLFILARLYTRTRGYSVRPVDPRLQPIKLVDEDNCKLLYVHELPETISPPEHPAVLS; encoded by the exons ATGTTTTTGGGGATCATCTGGCTCTTGACCTCGCCACAAATTTGCTCAACTCAACTAACATCAACAACATGCTCTTCTTGCATAGAAATTTATTTAGACCCAGTTCCTTTAATGCCTTTGTTATATACCAGCAGTACAAAAGTTTTGTTTCTTGGTAGGATTGAGACAATTCAGGAAAAGGCCTTCATAAAGAACCCAAAACTTGAGAGAGTGGAGTTTATGGGTACCTCTACTACTTCTGTAGAGGCAGGTGCCTTTCAGGGTTTAACTGATCTCAAGACTTTGGAGATTTCTGGCACCAATCTCAGCTTACTTCCTGATGAAATGTTTAAGAATCTCAAACAACTTgtcacactttacttgacacaaaacaaaattgAAGATATTACGGAAAATTTGTTCAGTGGTCTTACAAAACTTAGAGATCTTAGACTGAATTCTAATAATATTTCCTCCATTTCCATGAAGGCTTTTGATAATATGGAGCAACTTCAGACACTTGATCTGTCTAAGAACAACCTTGCCAAAATTCCAGATGATATTTGGTCTGGGAAACTGACTAATCTGGAGGAAATCAATATACAGGATAACAAAATCACATATCTACAAACTAGTTCAAAATCCCATGAAAAGCTTGAACGACTATTTTTAGGCAATAATCTCCTGAATGAACTGCCCAAAGAGGCATTTGCTCACCTCCCAGTTCTGAAAATACTGGGTTTACAGAAAAATAATATTACCTCCTTTTCCCAAGGAGTATTTAGCAAACTTACACAGCTTGCGTTGCTGGACATTTCCAATAATAAGATTGAAAATCTGCCTCAAGGAGTTTTTGAGGGTCTTGGAAAGTTAAGTGAACTCAATCTGGAGGGTAATCTAATACACACTTTAAAAGCCGAGGCCTTGCCATCTTTAAAGACTCTGAAACTATCCAACAATAAACTGAAGTCACTAACTGGTGTTCCACTTGAGGTGTTCGGAAAAATTGAAAATGTTTATCTGGATGATAATCCTTGGCTTTGTGATTGTGAAATGAGTGATTACTTGGAAAAACCATACAATTTCACAATATTTTGTATGTATCCAGAGGCACTAAAGAAACAAAATTTTAATTCTTTGACCAAACATTCAATATGCCCCAACACAACACCATCTGAGAAAATGGACACATCTACAAAATCACCTGATGCTTCCAAATCGTCTGATGTCTTACAACCCCTATATGCTTCAAAATCGCCTGATGTTTCACAACCCCCACCCAACTATCAAAATGGACCTACAAAGGAGCCTACAAGTTATCAGG ATGCTTCAAAATCGTCTGATGTTTCACAACCCCCACCCAACTATCAAAATGGACCTACAAAGGAGCCTACAAGTTATCAGG ATGGAACTATGAAACACAACTGGTCCAATGTTAGTAGAATAATTTTGGCTACCATCGCTCCACTTCTCACGCTGTTGTTTCTGTTCATTCTTGCACGACTGTACACACGCACCAGGG ggtaCAGTGTACGTCCCGTGGATCCCAGACTCCAACCCATAAAACTAGTAGATGAAGACAACTGCAAG TTATTGTATGTCCACGAACTTCCAGAGACGATTTCTCCTCCAGAGCATCCAGCAGTGCTATCATAA
- the LOC125300728 gene encoding carboxypeptidase N subunit 2-like isoform X3: MFLGIIWLLTSPQICSTQLTSTTCSSCIEIYLDPVPLMPLLYTSSTKVLFLGRIETIQEKAFIKNPKLERVEFMGTSTTSVEAGAFQGLTDLKTLEISGTNLSLLPDEMFKNLKQLVTLYLTQNKIEDITENLFSGLTKLRDLRLNSNNISSISMKAFDNMEQLQTLDLSKNNLAKIPDDIWSGKLTNLEEINIQDNKITYLQTSSKSHEKLERLFLGNNLLNELPKEAFAHLPVLKILGLQKNNITSFSQGVFSKLTQLALLDISNNKIENLPQGVFEGLGKLSELNLEGNLIHTLKAEALPSLKTLKLSNNKLKSLTGVPLEVFGKIENVYLDDNPWLCDCEMSDYLEKPYNFTIFCMYPEALKKQNFNSLTKHSICPNTTPSEKMDTSTKSPDASKSSDVLQPLYASKSPDVSQPPPNYQNGPTKEPTSYQDASKSSDVSQPPPNYQNGPTKEPTSYQGYSVRPVDPRLQPIKLVDEDNCKLLYVHELPETISPPEHPAVLS; encoded by the exons ATGTTTTTGGGGATCATCTGGCTCTTGACCTCGCCACAAATTTGCTCAACTCAACTAACATCAACAACATGCTCTTCTTGCATAGAAATTTATTTAGACCCAGTTCCTTTAATGCCTTTGTTATATACCAGCAGTACAAAAGTTTTGTTTCTTGGTAGGATTGAGACAATTCAGGAAAAGGCCTTCATAAAGAACCCAAAACTTGAGAGAGTGGAGTTTATGGGTACCTCTACTACTTCTGTAGAGGCAGGTGCCTTTCAGGGTTTAACTGATCTCAAGACTTTGGAGATTTCTGGCACCAATCTCAGCTTACTTCCTGATGAAATGTTTAAGAATCTCAAACAACTTgtcacactttacttgacacaaaacaaaattgAAGATATTACGGAAAATTTGTTCAGTGGTCTTACAAAACTTAGAGATCTTAGACTGAATTCTAATAATATTTCCTCCATTTCCATGAAGGCTTTTGATAATATGGAGCAACTTCAGACACTTGATCTGTCTAAGAACAACCTTGCCAAAATTCCAGATGATATTTGGTCTGGGAAACTGACTAATCTGGAGGAAATCAATATACAGGATAACAAAATCACATATCTACAAACTAGTTCAAAATCCCATGAAAAGCTTGAACGACTATTTTTAGGCAATAATCTCCTGAATGAACTGCCCAAAGAGGCATTTGCTCACCTCCCAGTTCTGAAAATACTGGGTTTACAGAAAAATAATATTACCTCCTTTTCCCAAGGAGTATTTAGCAAACTTACACAGCTTGCGTTGCTGGACATTTCCAATAATAAGATTGAAAATCTGCCTCAAGGAGTTTTTGAGGGTCTTGGAAAGTTAAGTGAACTCAATCTGGAGGGTAATCTAATACACACTTTAAAAGCCGAGGCCTTGCCATCTTTAAAGACTCTGAAACTATCCAACAATAAACTGAAGTCACTAACTGGTGTTCCACTTGAGGTGTTCGGAAAAATTGAAAATGTTTATCTGGATGATAATCCTTGGCTTTGTGATTGTGAAATGAGTGATTACTTGGAAAAACCATACAATTTCACAATATTTTGTATGTATCCAGAGGCACTAAAGAAACAAAATTTTAATTCTTTGACCAAACATTCAATATGCCCCAACACAACACCATCTGAGAAAATGGACACATCTACAAAATCACCTGATGCTTCCAAATCGTCTGATGTCTTACAACCCCTATATGCTTCAAAATCGCCTGATGTTTCACAACCCCCACCCAACTATCAAAATGGACCTACAAAGGAGCCTACAAGTTATCAGG ATGCTTCAAAATCGTCTGATGTTTCACAACCCCCACCCAACTATCAAAATGGACCTACAAAGGAGCCTACAAGTTATCAGG ggtaCAGTGTACGTCCCGTGGATCCCAGACTCCAACCCATAAAACTAGTAGATGAAGACAACTGCAAG TTATTGTATGTCCACGAACTTCCAGAGACGATTTCTCCTCCAGAGCATCCAGCAGTGCTATCATAA